In Clostridium omnivorum, the DNA window TTAAAGGATTGGTATTTATGTGTTCCTTGTGTATTAAATATAGATGAAACTAAATGGTGGTATCAATGGAAAACAAAGATGAAAAACCAATACGGTATAAATATCATATTGAGAGATGGAAGTTATCTTCTCAATGATTTAAAAAAGTACAACTTATATAATAATAATTTTGATAATGATATTGCTCTTATGCTAGAAGAAATAAGAGAGTTTTTATTTAATAGTAAAAGATATTATGAAGAACAAATATATGAATTAGAAGATCTTGATGACATGAATTATGATGATTGCATATTTGTTAAAAAATTACAATCTGCTCAAATATATGATAATAAAATGGCTAAACAAGAATTTTTTAATGCAGAAATAATAAAATCATCAATAGAAAGCAAGGATAATGATGAAGGTACTAAAATGTATAAGAATTTAAGAACTAAAATACTTAGCATTTGGAACTCTCAATATATAAAATATAAGGATGAAGTGGATGGAAAATCTCTGTTATCAGATGTATACCAAAGAATAGAAGATTTAGATACCACAACGTTAAAAGCTAGAGAAGATATTTCTCTAATTGCAAAGAAAGGTATACTTCACCAATTGTCTGATGAATGTAAGGTTGGATGGGTAAAAAACTATTCTGAAAGATTAGAGCAATATATTAAGGGAGAAGAAAAATGATTGAAGATAGAAATAAAGTATTTTCTGATTTAGTTATAGATTCTGTTAGATTGTTAATTTTGATATCTAAATTTGATTATAAGAAGACATTCAAACTAACACTAGATAAAATTATGCTATATGACTTTTATTTACAGTTTCCAAATACAATGTTTAAAAATAATAAAGATGTTGAAATTGGGAATATTGATTTTTTTGAATACTATTCTTATTATCATTGGAAGCCAAGAGACGATCAATATTTGATGGCGTTAAACTATTTAATTTCTAAGCAATTAATATTGAGGAAAATCGAAAATAACAAATTTTATTATTTGGTTTCAGAATTAGGAGTTGAATTTGTTAATGATTTAACATCAGAATATAAATTAAAATTAGATAGAATTGCAACTATAGTTAAACAAAAAATATCAAAACTAAGTGATGAAACTGTGGAAAATCAAATATTAGAGAAAATAAAATTTGGCATAAGATATGAAGGGTGATATTATGAGTACAAGAATTAAACTAATTAAATTGACTCTTATAGGTATAAGAAAAAATTATGTAGTATCATTTAAAGATGGATTGAACTATATATCAGGCCCCACACAGACAGGAAAAACCTCAATCTTAGAGATGATTAACTATGCTTTAGGTAGCAAAAAGCATAAGGATTATATAGAAATTGGACAAAGTTGTACATCAGTAGAGCTAGAAATAATGATTGCAAATAAAAGGTATAAGATACAGAGACAACTTTTTGATTTTGAAAAAAAGGCAAAGGTATACGAATGGAATAAAGATAAGTTAGAGTATAGCATTGATTTCAAATTATTAGAAATAGATGGTCCTAGCAATGAGAATTCTTTAGCTGCATTTTTAACTGATAAAGTTAATTTGTTAAATTTAAAGATAGCAAATCAGCCATTTAGTTTTAGAGATATTTTTAAATATTCTTATTTGAAACAAACAGAAATAGATAATGAAAATATAATGTTTGAAAAGATATGGCATTACGATATAAAAAGAAAGCCTACATTTGAAATAATTTTTAATATTTATGATCAGTTATTACAAGAATTGAAAAATGCTCTAAAGCTTAAAAAAGAGGAATTAAGTAAATTAGAAATTAAGTTAAAAGGCATAAGAGAATTTTTGGAAAGTATAGAATTAGAAGATTTTTTATCTTATGTAAATGAAAAAAATAATTTAAGTAATCATAAAAATGAGAGAATTATAATATTAAATGAAATTAAAGATAAGGGCTTGTTACATAATGAAATAACTATGCAGCTACAAAATAATATATTATTTACAAAAAATCAAATTATAAAAATTAAGAAGAAAATATCAGAACAAAAAGAATACATAAATAAATTAATGATATTAAGAAATCAGTATACAAGTGAGAGTGAAAGAATTGAGCTTATTACTGAAGGATACTATAAATTTAATAAGTATGAATTTAAATTTTGTCCGAGTTGTTTACAACCGCTTAAAGAAAAAATCAATAGTGAGTGTTATCTTTGTGGTAATAAAGATGTTAATTTAGCTACCGAAGAAATTTTGGCCTATAAACATGAATTAAAGAAGTTAAAAACTAAGAAAAATAATCTAATTAAATATATAGATGAAGAAGAGAATAACATAAAAATATTGGAGAAAGAGCAAATTAAATTCGAGATAATATTAACTGAATATGAGAGTGAGTTAACGCATTTACATAGTAAATATGTAAATCCATTTATTGAGAAAATTGAACAACTAAATTATGAAATTGGATCTATATCTAAGGAAATAGATCAATTAGAAAAAAATTATCAGATGATCGAAAAATTACATGCTATTGAAAAAATATATAGAGATGGTATGAATCAAGCAGATGAAATTAATGAAAAAATAAAGAATGTAGAAGGGAAATCTCAGATCAAAGGAAATATAATCTCGAAACTGTCAGGAATTTTTTATGATATTTTAGATGATTTTAAATTACCTAAACTAAGCAATGCATTTATAGATGGTAAGCGTTATCTACCATATGTAAGAGGTAAACTATATAGTGAGTTAGGAAGTTTAGGTGCTGTAACGTTAATAACAATGGCATATTATTTATCAATTTTAGTATTAGGATCAAAAGATGAGAACAATCATTTAGGATTATTAATGATAGACTCACCTAGAAGTAATTTAGGAGCAAATAATAAGGATGGAGATGATGTATTTAAAGATGAAGACATCTTTAATTCTGTAATTAAGTTTCTAATAAAGCTTGATGAAGAACTTGGAAGTGAGATCCAATTAATAGTTATTAATAATGGATATCCGGATTTCCTAGATAGTAAATATATAATTAAAGAATTTGACGGAAATGGTACAAGAGGAGTCCCTTATGGATTGGTAGATGACATAAACAGTTAAAGTTGGTAGTAGTTTTATAGGTATGAAAGAAACATGAAAATAGATTTGATACAAAATAATATGTTACCTCAGCCTTTTATGGAAGCGTAAATAGACTTGATTTTCACAGGTCTATTTACGCTTCCATTTTGATTTTTACTATATACTTATTTAAATAGGTTTATCAAGTTTGTTAATTTTTAATATTTTTACAAGTACCTTTTGACCAAATCATCGCATAATATTTGAAAGGATTGCAATTAGGTGTCAATTAGTAGTGGTATAAATTTCACATTTTTCTATAATTTTGTACTAATATATGCTAGAATTTATAATATGAGAAATAAATAGGTATGGCGGTGATTAAATTGTCGAGCAAAAGATCAGCAGAAGCAACAATAGCGGGATATTTATATCAATTTGATAAGTGTATTATAGAAATCTTAAAACAACCAAATGATAATACTAAGGTAACAATTGAAGGAATAGAAGATATTGATATAGAAGAAGAGAAACTTAATCCTAAATCAATACAGGTAAAATATTATGAGGGAAGCGAATATAACAATTCAATAATTTCAGAAGCAGTAAGATATTTATTTTTTAATTATATAGACTATTTGAATGGAAACGGAAAAAGACGTGAATATTATCTATATGGTCACTATAATTCAGGAACTGAAAAATTACAAGTAGACGTTAACTATATTATTCAAGATAATAATGGAAGAAAAGCTATAGATATAGTTAAGGATAGTTTTCTTACTTATAATCCATCAAAAGGTGATATTCGAAAATTTTACTTAGAAGAAAATATACAGTACATAGATGAAGATGGGGTAATAAAGAAAAGGTGTATTTTAGATAAAGAATTGGATGATTTTATCTCATTATTAAGAATAAATATAAATGCTAAATCAATTGATGATCAGTATGAAGAATTGCTGTTATCATTGGAAGATAAAATTGATAATTGTAAATCTAGGGAAGACGCAGAAAAGTATTATTATAATAATGCACTAAAAATTATTTTTAAATTGGCCCAAGATAAAGATGAGGCTTCTATAACTAAAGAATTACAGATAAAAGACTTAAATGATAAGAAACAAAGTATAATCGGAAAGATTAAGAGGAAGAAAGAAAAGAACGATGATACTTTGCTGAATGAGATTAACCTACTAGAAGAAGAGCTCGAGGTTTTAATAAAAGAGATAGATGGAATACAAAAAGAAGTTAATAAACTTAATATAGAAAAAAGGACAATTACTAAAAAGGAATTTTTAAAAAAAATAGATCAAAAAACAGTTTTATTTAATAAATGGTATGCAGCTAATCTTGGTAAGATGAAATATAATGAATATGTTAAGGATATTTTATATAGACGAAAGAGCTTAAATAATTCAAAGAGTAAGTTTTTGATCTTAGGGAAAGAATTTGAAAATTCGTTAGTAAGTGATGAAAATACCTCAATTGATGAATTTATTAATCTTGTAATAGAAGATTCATTCAAATTAGATACTGCCTTTGCTAATAAGGATAAGCCATGGACCATTGTGTTAGATATAGAACTTGAAAAGTTTAAAACTATTGTTGAAATATTAAATAGAAAATTAATAAATTTTAAAAGTGGAAGAGAAGAATATAATTTTAATATTGATGATTTTAATGAAAGACCAATAATTAATGCAAATAAGAATGAAACAATAAGCAGGGCATCATATCAAATAAGAATAATAACATTAAAAACGTTTGAGAAATACTTACAACAAATTAAAGACATAGATGTAGCTATATTTTTTATGAGGGATGATTACGATAAGTATTTAGAGGAACTAAATAATAAAGGAGTATATTCATATGTTGTAGAAGGTATAAATGGACGTACTCTAAATGACGTTGAATTTTTATTTGAAAGAAAAAATATATATACAGATTATTTTAGAATTCTGAGCGTATCTCCCACATTACTACAAATAGAGGTAATAAAACCCCAGAAGTTTAAGAATTTGAATGAGAATTTTACATTAGGTAGTTATATTAAAATAACGGATGAAATTAATAATTCCATTATTGGAATATTAAGAAGTTATAAAATAAAGGAAATAAATAATAAAGAAGAGTTAGTAATTCAAAAAATAAAAGAACCCTCTTTTATTTTAGATGTACAACCTGTAGGTCATATTACTAATGGTGAATTTAAGAAAGGAAATAAGAGTATAACAATCCCGCCTAGCCGAGTTGAGGTTGCGAGTGAAGAATTATTAAAAAAGATTTTTTATCAGAAAGATAAAGATAATGAATTTTGTATTGGAGATTTAGCTCACAATCCAACGATTGAAGGTGAAAACATAAGAGTTATTATGGATGGCAATAAATTTTTTAACAAGCATTTGGCTGTTGTAGGCTCAACAGGGAGCGGAAAATCATGCACAGTAGCTAAAATTTTGCAAGAAGGTATTGAGCCATACACAAAAGAGCAAAAAGAAGGAGTTTTGAATAATTCTCATATAGTTTTATTTGACTTGCATGGTGAATATCAAAATGCATTTAAAGACCAATGTAGGCATTTAGAAGTAGAAAATTTAAAACTTCCCTATTGGTTAATGAATTCAGAAGAGTTGCAGGATTACTTTTTAGATGTTGAAGGTAGTGATCATAATCAAAGAAATATATTTAAAAAGGCAATTACACTAAACAAAAAATGGCATAATTTAATAGAGATAAAAGGAAATAAAACAATAAATGATAATATAACTTATGATTCACCTGTATATTTTAATATTAAAGAAGTTTTATGCTGTATAGAAAACTACAATAGAGCAAGAGAAAAAGAAGGAATTTATACTTGGATATATAAAAATGGTTCAGTGGAAATCAATATACTGGATATAATGCCAGAAAACTATGAAGATTTAGAAAAGTATTCCAAATTGTTTACGGATAGATTGGAGCCTTTAACTGG includes these proteins:
- a CDS encoding ABC-three component system middle component 2; the encoded protein is MIEDRNKVFSDLVIDSVRLLILISKFDYKKTFKLTLDKIMLYDFYLQFPNTMFKNNKDVEIGNIDFFEYYSYYHWKPRDDQYLMALNYLISKQLILRKIENNKFYYLVSELGVEFVNDLTSEYKLKLDRIATIVKQKISKLSDETVENQILEKIKFGIRYEG
- a CDS encoding ATP-binding protein; this translates as MSSKRSAEATIAGYLYQFDKCIIEILKQPNDNTKVTIEGIEDIDIEEEKLNPKSIQVKYYEGSEYNNSIISEAVRYLFFNYIDYLNGNGKRREYYLYGHYNSGTEKLQVDVNYIIQDNNGRKAIDIVKDSFLTYNPSKGDIRKFYLEENIQYIDEDGVIKKRCILDKELDDFISLLRININAKSIDDQYEELLLSLEDKIDNCKSREDAEKYYYNNALKIIFKLAQDKDEASITKELQIKDLNDKKQSIIGKIKRKKEKNDDTLLNEINLLEEELEVLIKEIDGIQKEVNKLNIEKRTITKKEFLKKIDQKTVLFNKWYAANLGKMKYNEYVKDILYRRKSLNNSKSKFLILGKEFENSLVSDENTSIDEFINLVIEDSFKLDTAFANKDKPWTIVLDIELEKFKTIVEILNRKLINFKSGREEYNFNIDDFNERPIINANKNETISRASYQIRIITLKTFEKYLQQIKDIDVAIFFMRDDYDKYLEELNNKGVYSYVVEGINGRTLNDVEFLFERKNIYTDYFRILSVSPTLLQIEVIKPQKFKNLNENFTLGSYIKITDEINNSIIGILRSYKIKEINNKEELVIQKIKEPSFILDVQPVGHITNGEFKKGNKSITIPPSRVEVASEELLKKIFYQKDKDNEFCIGDLAHNPTIEGENIRVIMDGNKFFNKHLAVVGSTGSGKSCTVAKILQEGIEPYTKEQKEGVLNNSHIVLFDLHGEYQNAFKDQCRHLEVENLKLPYWLMNSEELQDYFLDVEGSDHNQRNIFKKAITLNKKWHNLIEIKGNKTINDNITYDSPVYFNIKEVLCCIENYNRAREKEGIYTWIYKNGSVEINILDIMPENYEDLEKYSKLFTDRLEPLTGTGTKQASLNFTNFISRLENKIHDDRLVFLLQKGNEYRMELSKIVKQFIGYETEITGKNQEKKNVTIIDLSGMPFEVINIVVALVSRLIFRFAFERKKIIKTHDINEVPFLLVYEEAHNYIPKSQEVRYKSVREVVERIAKEGRKYGVSAMIVSQRPSEISETIFSQCNSFVVMRLTNPVDQSYIKKLLPEDVSSITDNLSGFDKREALILGDAVKIPALIKVHELSKDRLPKSNDINFIQEWRNNWYDMDEFDKVINLMTGVIVGTDKEELEIHLSEAALGSERTIDNTDEC